ACAGAAAGGGTCTTGGTCTATGGTTTTCTTACAGTTTGGCAGTGAGAGCTAGATCATCCCCCTGCTGCGTAGTGGGTGCTTCTGCCTCAGGCCAAAAGTGACCTCATCAGGTGGGGATGTGGATTGGCCCCCCTTTCTATCGGTTTGCCtctgcctgtcgaccagctgaatTTCAGTGGGGAGGAGCAAGAATTGGCAGGTGATTGCTCACCATTAGCGGGTATTTGGGATCCTTAGGGAATTACCAGCAGCAAACAGCGGCCTAGACCTCTGTCACAGGCAATGCGGCAGTGCCATTTCCAGACTTCCGGGGAAGTGACATCCTCATGTCACCAGCAACTACATGGATGATCTGGTATCTGGCCAAAACACTATGGTAACAATGGTATCGCCAAGAACAGAGgcttaggcctcagtttgctgcaagCACATTCTTCCCACCCCGCTCCGGTTGCAGGGGCGTATCAGACAACCCGAGTCTTCAATAAGCCTGTGCAATAACAGGGATGCCAGAAATAAGGTTGATGGTCTTTGATTAGGCCTCTaagtactctctctctctctctctctctctctctctctctctctctctctctcacccaaaAAATCCTGAGCCAGCATTTTTGATTTGAGTTTTGCAGGAATGAAACATTCAAATGTAGAATTTTTTCAACCTCCCCACCAAGGAATAAAGGCCCATAAAAACTCTCTAAATTAGTATTAGTTGCCTATTAGCGAAGAATTTCAGGGGAACGTTTCTGGGTTTAATTctatgcaaaaaacaaaatagccacagataaataaatagaagaaaacaaaatagccacagataaataaaaagacaaaaacaaaatagccacagattaaaaaaagacaaaaacaaaatagccacagataaaaaataaaaagattcaGATAAAGATGCAGCTGCAGAACAAGTGAATAGATGAATGAAGGGTTTAATGGTTTTTCCTGATCAGCTGCTCTCTTCTGTTCAACTCAGGCCTCAGGATGATGACATAGCATTTGGGAAAAAAGATGCAGCCTAGTAAGCCAGCACTGGAGGcaaagatggagaagatctccacggccacTGTGGCTTTTCCTTgagtgctcaggtaggtggggacaaaggacagccaaacactgcagaagaccaacatgctgaaggtgatgaacttggcttcgttgaaactgtCAGGCAACTTTCTGGCTAGGAAAGCCACAATAAAGCAGACGGTGGCCAGAAATCCCATGTAGcccaagacacagtaaaacatggtTGCTGACCCTTCATTGCATTGCACGATCATTTCTCTATTGAGTGAATTCATGTCCACATCtggaaatggaggagaagatCCCAGCCAAACAGCACAAATGCCAAGTTGAACAAAGAAGCAAAAGATAACAATAGACCATGCCAattgtttccccacccactttcggAAAATGTTTCCTGGTTTAGACGCCATAAATGCCACCACGACCGTGACAGTTTTTGCCAGGACAGAAGAAACAGCGACTGAGAAGATTATGCCAAACGTCGTTTGTCGGAGGAGGCAGGTCACCTTGTTGGGCCTTCCAATgaagagcaaggagcagaggaagcagagaaggagagagatgagtagacagtaggtgaggctccggttgttggctttaaCAATTGGGGTTTCCTTGTACTTGACAAAGATTGCGAGCACCAGGGCTGTGATCAGAGAAAAGAAGAGAGCCAAAAAGGCTAAAATCATGCTCAAGGGTTCGGAAAACGAAAGGTAATTTGGAATCTTGGGAATGCATTGGACTTGTCTCAGGTTTGGATAATGACCTTCAGAGCAAGTCATGCAAGAATCCATGTCTGAAAGGAGAAAAGATCCTATTTAGACACATTCATCATATAAATACAATTTGATGAGATAGTACCTAACCTTACATGGTCAACCATTGATGAAATAACCAAAAATCACTATGTTGTGTACATTCAACCTGAACGGCAGATGTTATGTATAGTTGGTTCCCTTTAAGATCTGTTCTATAGTAGGTGTCTTTAATCTGACATTCTTCTATAGCTGGTTCACCTTTATGTAATTATATAGAGTCAGGTTGTATTTCTTTTCAGGAACACTGAAGAGACTGTAAGAGAATTGTATACTTGGGAAGACTACTAGATAGTGTCTCCTAGAAACTGGCAGGTTTCTTTATTAGTCACACTATGATTTTTAACAGTGGGTAAATATGTGTTAGTGGGTAAATATGTTATGAATCTTTGTAGCAACTGTTCAGTGGGTGACAATTATTAGATACCTTGTATGTTTAGTGGGGTACGTACTGTCATTTGCAACCCTAGATAAAAACAGTTTTGTTGACTGGTCCTAGCATTGACTTTTAGCCTATAGACATATTTTTATATGAGAGTGTGATTCCTATTGTGGTGAATAACCTTTCTGGGAGTTTGGGTGTTCATGGTGATGCTTCTCAATCTCGTACCGggttgtctctttccttgaaacagAACTGTACCCTCCTGATGCCCGGGAGATGTGTTTTCTTTAGAAACGAGTTCCCattatttctaaaatgtatattgCAAATTTCTGGAAATAAATGCAGCAACTCAAGGAATGTTCAATACCGAGAAGCCTGTTAATGTTTCCCCATAGCACAGATGTTTAAATGCCCTCCCTTCAGGCAATCAGTCCAAAAAACATATTGGGATCTTCAACAGGAGTCATATTAATGAGAGCATTTCCTACCCTCTTTGTCTGATATTTTCCCTTCTGGACATGGATCACAATCGTAGCAGCAGAAcggctccccttccttctttttcttgctgaaACCAGGCTTGCAGTTGTCATTACACACAGATAAGGGAGGCAGCTGTCATTGAAGAAAATTAGAATGGAGAACTgacaagattttgggagtattTTGGTTCACAATAGCTGTAAAAGTTGTCAAGGTGATGGGAAGAATAACATCCTGTATTTCAAGGGAGAATCCGTGTTATCCAGACCACTACTGAATCAACGGAGATTAAAACGTTGCGTGCCCAGTGATGGTGTCATTCACACCCGTTCCTGAATCTCTAGGATGAAAGTTCTTTGGTGGCCAAGAAGGGGCTGAACCAGCATTGGGGCCCTCAGACCAGCGGCTGGACCACTTACGCCTTGCA
This genomic window from Euleptes europaea isolate rEulEur1 chromosome 18, rEulEur1.hap1, whole genome shotgun sequence contains:
- the LOC130490287 gene encoding vomeronasal type-2 receptor 26-like, whose product is MLYVEKFSSQTITDFGCSLITKFYQHILALVFAIHEINQNPNILPNVTLGFHIHDSYIYLKWTYRTTLDLLFTSRELVPNYKCGTQKKMLGVIGGYSSETSTDMATLLSRYKIPQFSFGSFESAVDNPTSLPPFYRTVPQEALQHEGIVQLLLHFGWKWVGLFTMDNEVGERFLQAFEPMLSRKGICVAFREKAIVQVVWDDIQFILKYLDSSKTDFLDSKANAIVLHGESVTLAWLATIISMPTFLMNVTGSDYVLHALLRRIAFNNSAGDEVTFNEHGELKGGFDITNMVTFPNESYVRVKIGRLDPQVPLSERVTIDEDRIQWNRHLAQLPPLSVCNDNCKPGFSKKKKEGEPFCCYDCDPCPEGKISDKEGRKYMDSCMTCSEGHYPNLRQVQCIPKIPNYLSFSEPLSMILAFLALFFSLITALVLAIFVKYKETPIVKANNRSLTYCLLISLLLCFLCSLLFIGRPNKVTCLLRQTTFGIIFSVAVSSVLAKTVTVVVAFMASKPGNIFRKWVGKQLAWSIVIFCFFVQLGICAVWLGSSPPFPDVDMNSLNREMIVQCNEGSATMFYCVLGYMGFLATVCFIVAFLARKLPDSFNEAKFITFSMLVFCSVWLSFVPTYLSTQGKATVAVEIFSIFASSAGLLGCIFFPKCYVIILRPELNRREQLIRKNH